One window of the Luteolibacter sp. Y139 genome contains the following:
- a CDS encoding HlyD family secretion protein translates to MSESIHPEDAVAYPATRKKRRPLLTVGVLALLGCGLAWSVHTAQLAFSTEKTDDAYITGRVHRIAAGVEGPLLEVVADDNEEVKSGQVLARIDPKEYEILEKQAIAALEQAKAGELQAQAAASEARASSRQADANISMAEAEVLQGRSKLDLAQSTDQRNDKLLRGSMHAISQAESDVSRSDVAAAEAIVAAGEAKLAAAQAGKEAAQSSIQSAEARVVSAQADIAAGKAAIEEARRKIELTTVTAPAAGRVGNKNAESGNRVQKGQPLYALVEEDYWIVGNFKETQLKNMKEGQAVDIAVDALGGKHFKGTIDGLAPATGAQFALLPPDNATGNFTKVVQRVPVKITFDRESIRGSEALLRAGLSAVVRVSVN, encoded by the coding sequence ATGTCCGAATCCATCCATCCCGAAGACGCGGTCGCTTATCCCGCGACGCGGAAGAAACGCAGGCCCTTGCTCACGGTGGGCGTCCTTGCCCTGTTAGGCTGCGGCCTTGCCTGGTCCGTTCACACCGCCCAGCTCGCTTTCTCGACCGAGAAGACTGACGATGCCTACATCACCGGTCGCGTTCATCGCATCGCCGCGGGGGTCGAAGGGCCGTTGCTGGAAGTCGTGGCCGATGACAACGAAGAGGTGAAGTCCGGCCAGGTGCTGGCGCGCATCGATCCCAAGGAATACGAGATCCTCGAGAAGCAGGCGATCGCGGCGCTGGAGCAGGCGAAGGCCGGCGAGCTGCAAGCGCAGGCGGCTGCCAGCGAGGCGCGGGCTTCCAGCCGGCAGGCCGATGCCAATATCTCGATGGCGGAGGCCGAGGTGCTGCAGGGCCGCTCGAAGCTCGACCTCGCGCAGAGCACCGACCAGCGCAATGACAAGCTCCTCCGCGGCAGCATGCACGCCATCTCACAGGCCGAGTCGGATGTGTCCCGTAGCGATGTGGCCGCGGCCGAAGCGATTGTGGCGGCTGGTGAAGCGAAGCTTGCGGCGGCCCAGGCCGGGAAAGAAGCAGCGCAGTCCTCGATCCAATCCGCCGAGGCTCGTGTTGTTTCCGCGCAGGCCGACATCGCCGCTGGCAAGGCAGCGATCGAAGAAGCTCGCCGCAAGATCGAACTTACGACCGTGACTGCGCCAGCCGCCGGTCGCGTGGGGAACAAGAACGCCGAAAGCGGCAACCGTGTGCAAAAGGGCCAGCCGCTCTATGCGCTCGTTGAGGAGGACTACTGGATTGTTGGCAATTTCAAGGAGACGCAGCTCAAGAACATGAAAGAGGGCCAAGCGGTGGACATCGCGGTCGATGCGCTCGGTGGCAAGCACTTCAAGGGCACCATCGATGGTCTGGCACCGGCCACGGGTGCGCAGTTCGCGCTGTTGCCGCCGGACAATGCGACGGGCAATTTCACGAAGGTGGTCCAGCGCGTGCCGGTGAAAATCACCTTCGACCGCGAATCGATCCGCGGCTCGGAAGCGCTGCTGCGGGCCGGACTCTCCGCGGTGGTGCGGGTGAGCGTGAATTGA
- a CDS encoding DHA2 family efflux MFS transporter permease subunit, which yields MSAPAALYGSDPSLLSPLAARLLDKGVLKWAISLTASLGAILEVIDTVITNVALVDIRGNLGASLAEAGWVSTGYACANVVIIPLSAWLGFRFGKKNYFIFSLIGFTLASLLCGMAPNLGVLIFARVLQGLAGGGLLAKAQSIVFEAFSDKERALAQSIFGMGIIVGPAIGPVLGGWLTDNMGWRWIFFINLPIGILAVLMAWIFMPADDEKKLKRGGSVDWWGIGLLAVGLASFQIMLEEGQQEDWFASGLIVATAIASVIGIALFVWRELVTPHPAVDLRVLRYRSMVGGTIYSALLGIGIYGIMFAVPIFVQDYLHYTALQSGMLLVPGALVSAATMMLFGRIGGKVSPRILITIGALLTSMTGFMLHDINPSTGAAQIFWPLVIRGMGSVLIFMPLSMATLGPLAKKDIAAGSGLYSLTRQLGSSIGVALITTLLARQEAGHRAVLVERISEFRPAFVDRLQALTSHFSAQGMDATAAHDQAMKLIDRVVSGQAMLVSFSDLFIGVGALFIVSLPIILLLGGKKAGGDAKEAAAAAH from the coding sequence GACAAGGGTGTGCTGAAGTGGGCGATCTCGCTGACGGCATCGCTTGGCGCGATCCTGGAGGTGATCGACACGGTCATCACCAATGTGGCGCTTGTGGACATCCGCGGAAATCTCGGCGCGAGCTTGGCGGAGGCAGGGTGGGTTTCCACCGGCTATGCCTGCGCGAACGTGGTGATCATTCCGCTGTCGGCGTGGCTGGGTTTCCGCTTCGGGAAGAAGAACTATTTCATCTTCTCGCTGATCGGCTTCACGCTGGCCTCGCTGCTGTGCGGTATGGCGCCGAATCTCGGTGTGCTGATCTTTGCCCGGGTGCTGCAGGGGCTTGCCGGTGGCGGTTTGTTAGCCAAGGCACAGTCGATCGTGTTCGAGGCATTCTCGGACAAGGAGCGCGCGCTGGCGCAATCGATCTTCGGTATGGGCATCATCGTGGGCCCTGCCATCGGCCCGGTGCTAGGCGGTTGGCTCACGGATAACATGGGTTGGCGCTGGATCTTCTTCATCAATCTGCCGATTGGCATCCTCGCGGTGCTGATGGCGTGGATCTTCATGCCGGCCGACGATGAGAAGAAACTGAAGCGCGGCGGTAGCGTCGACTGGTGGGGGATCGGCTTGCTTGCGGTGGGGCTCGCGAGCTTCCAGATCATGCTGGAGGAAGGGCAGCAGGAGGATTGGTTCGCGTCCGGACTGATCGTGGCCACGGCGATTGCCAGCGTGATCGGCATTGCCCTTTTCGTGTGGCGCGAGCTGGTGACGCCGCATCCGGCGGTGGACCTGCGGGTGCTGCGCTATCGTTCGATGGTTGGCGGCACGATTTACTCGGCGCTGTTGGGTATCGGCATCTACGGGATCATGTTCGCGGTGCCGATTTTCGTGCAGGATTACCTGCACTACACGGCCTTGCAAAGCGGGATGCTGCTGGTGCCGGGCGCGCTGGTTTCGGCGGCGACGATGATGCTGTTCGGCCGCATCGGCGGAAAGGTCTCTCCGCGGATCCTGATCACCATTGGTGCGCTGCTGACTAGTATGACTGGCTTCATGCTGCATGACATCAATCCCTCCACCGGTGCGGCCCAGATCTTCTGGCCGCTGGTGATCCGGGGCATGGGCAGCGTGCTGATCTTCATGCCGCTGAGCATGGCCACGCTGGGACCCTTGGCGAAAAAGGACATCGCTGCGGGTTCGGGGCTCTATAGCCTTACGCGGCAGCTCGGCAGCAGCATCGGCGTGGCGCTGATCACGACACTGCTGGCTCGCCAGGAAGCGGGGCATCGTGCGGTGCTGGTGGAGCGGATCTCGGAATTCCGGCCGGCTTTCGTCGATCGTCTGCAGGCGCTTACCAGCCATTTCTCCGCGCAGGGAATGGATGCCACGGCGGCGCACGATCAGGCGATGAAGCTGATCGACCGCGTGGTCTCCGGCCAGGCAATGCTGGTATCCTTCAGCGATCTCTTCATCGGCGTGGGCGCGCTCTTCATCGTGTCCCTGCCAATCATTCTCCTGTTAGGCGGCAAGAAGGCTGGTGGCGATGCAAAGGAAGCCGCCGCTGCCGCCCACTGA
- a CDS encoding NADPH-dependent FMN reductase — MTLRVLTLCGSLRARSSNRAMLLAYERAAPDMAFTHYAGIGELPHFNPDLDGEGKPVPSEVAGLRDAVAGADALVISTPEYVHALPGAFKNALDWLVSDPAFIGKPVVILHRAHGSSWALESLREVLRTMSAEVIEDATALLPLETNQIDETAILARDDLRLLLLGSAAALRATLDRKTNQAPV; from the coding sequence ATGACCCTGCGAGTGCTGACCCTCTGTGGAAGCTTGCGAGCGCGCTCTTCCAATCGCGCCATGCTGTTGGCCTATGAACGGGCGGCGCCTGACATGGCTTTCACGCACTACGCGGGCATCGGCGAGCTGCCGCATTTCAATCCGGATCTCGATGGCGAGGGAAAGCCGGTGCCGAGTGAAGTTGCCGGGTTGCGCGATGCGGTTGCAGGAGCGGATGCGTTGGTGATTTCCACGCCCGAGTATGTGCACGCGTTGCCGGGCGCGTTTAAGAATGCCCTCGATTGGTTGGTGAGCGACCCGGCGTTCATCGGCAAGCCGGTGGTTATCCTTCATCGGGCGCACGGATCGAGTTGGGCGCTTGAGTCCCTTCGTGAAGTTCTCCGGACGATGTCGGCGGAGGTTATCGAAGACGCGACCGCCTTGCTGCCGCTGGAAACGAACCAGATCGATGAAACGGCGATCCTGGCGCGTGATGATTTGCGACTCTTGCTCTTGGGGAGTGCGGCAGCGTTGAGGGCGACGCTTGATCGCAAGACCAATCAAGCGCCAGTGTGA
- a CDS encoding ABC transporter ATP-binding protein, with amino-acid sequence MDGPAVEIEYLRKRYGGFEALAGVSLNVPRGSVFGLLGPNGAGKSTLVKSLLTIVRPSECRGRMLGEPIGHRGTLRRVGYLPEHARFPDYLTGREVIGYSAGLAGVPKSTTRERTSRLLERVGMAAWGDKKLGTYSKGMRQRVGLAQALVNEPDIVFLDEPTDGVDPEGRIEIRKMIEGMRADGRTVFVNSHLLGEVEQVADHVVILSKGRIIESGTVAQLTRRGRSFQVRTVGPVPPAIREGLEREGLEVKGDLITIQSDDAVPVQPVIDLLRGAGIAIREIREAKLSLEDIFLQAVQAGKEAA; translated from the coding sequence ATGGATGGACCCGCGGTCGAGATCGAATACCTGCGCAAGCGCTACGGCGGCTTTGAAGCCCTGGCTGGCGTTTCGCTCAATGTCCCACGGGGCAGTGTTTTCGGACTGCTGGGGCCGAATGGCGCTGGCAAAAGCACGCTGGTGAAATCGCTGCTAACCATTGTTCGTCCCAGCGAGTGCCGCGGGCGGATGCTGGGCGAGCCGATCGGCCACCGCGGAACCCTGCGCCGCGTCGGCTATCTGCCGGAGCACGCGCGCTTTCCCGACTACCTGACGGGCCGCGAGGTCATCGGCTATTCGGCGGGACTTGCCGGTGTGCCGAAGAGCACCACGCGCGAGCGCACTTCGCGTTTGTTAGAGCGGGTCGGCATGGCCGCATGGGGCGACAAGAAGCTGGGCACCTATTCGAAGGGCATGCGCCAACGCGTGGGTCTTGCCCAAGCCCTGGTGAATGAACCCGACATCGTCTTTCTCGACGAGCCGACCGACGGCGTTGATCCCGAGGGGCGCATCGAGATCCGAAAGATGATCGAAGGCATGCGTGCGGATGGACGCACGGTTTTCGTCAACAGCCACCTGCTGGGCGAGGTCGAGCAGGTCGCCGATCACGTGGTGATCCTTTCCAAGGGCCGGATCATCGAAAGCGGCACGGTGGCGCAGCTCACCCGCCGCGGCCGGAGCTTTCAGGTCCGCACCGTGGGTCCCGTGCCTCCCGCCATTCGTGAAGGACTTGAACGCGAGGGGCTGGAGGTGAAGGGCGACCTGATCACGATCCAGTCCGACGATGCTGTGCCAGTGCAGCCGGTGATCGACTTGCTACGCGGAGCCGGCATCGCGATCCGTGAGATCCGCGAGGCGAAGCTCTCGCTGGAGGATATCTTCCTGCAAGCCGTGCAGGCTGGAAAGGAGGCCGCATGA
- a CDS encoding tRNA threonylcarbamoyladenosine dehydratase — MTDDAYLNRFSGIGRLYGVAGLEKFRRAHVAVVGIGGVGCWAAECLARSGIGKLTLIDADDLCVTNTNRQIHALDGTYGKPKVGVMAHRLRAIQPEIEVIERHEFLSDRNVDEFLDGGFDAVIDAIDAVRAKCVLLAKCRERHVPVIACGGAGGRRDPSQIRVTDLARTRDDALLMSVRKRLRDEHGFPKARAGEKIRKFKIEAVYSEEPPLFPTCDGGVSHERPEDLPGGLRCDAGYGTATHITAVFGMIAAGRVLEMLLGESQ, encoded by the coding sequence ATGACCGACGACGCCTACCTGAACCGCTTCTCCGGCATCGGCCGGCTCTACGGAGTGGCCGGCTTGGAAAAGTTCCGCCGTGCCCACGTCGCGGTGGTCGGGATCGGCGGCGTCGGCTGCTGGGCCGCGGAGTGTCTGGCCCGCTCCGGCATCGGCAAGCTCACCCTCATCGACGCCGATGACCTGTGCGTCACCAATACCAACCGCCAGATCCATGCCCTCGACGGCACCTACGGGAAGCCGAAGGTCGGCGTCATGGCGCACCGGCTGCGGGCGATCCAGCCCGAGATCGAAGTGATCGAGCGCCACGAATTCCTTTCCGACCGCAATGTCGACGAATTCCTCGACGGAGGCTTCGACGCCGTGATCGATGCCATCGACGCCGTCCGCGCCAAGTGCGTGCTGCTCGCCAAGTGCCGCGAGCGCCACGTGCCGGTCATCGCCTGCGGCGGAGCCGGTGGCCGGCGCGATCCCTCGCAGATCCGCGTCACCGATCTCGCCCGCACTCGCGACGACGCCCTTCTCATGTCCGTCCGCAAGCGCCTGCGAGATGAACACGGCTTTCCCAAAGCCCGCGCTGGCGAGAAGATCCGCAAGTTCAAGATCGAAGCCGTCTACTCCGAGGAACCCCCGCTCTTCCCCACCTGCGACGGCGGCGTGAGCCATGAGCGCCCCGAGGACTTGCCCGGCGGCCTGCGCTGCGACGCCGGCTACGGCACCGCCACTCACATCACCGCTGTCTTCGGAATGATCGCTGCGGGACGAGTGCTTGAGATGCTGTTAGGCGAAAGCCAATAA
- a CDS encoding sialate O-acetylesterase: MTQASRFLSLALVAFAALPATAEVRLPRIFTDGAVLQRDRAVPVWGQADPGKKVTVKFAGQEKSAQAAGDGKWRIDLDAMPASAENRVLEAAEEGGNRVEVKDVLVGEVWLASGQSNMELSVGGTLKENQDIAKSGPVPLLRLITVPKKLSPYRLDDFEGQWTPATPDSAMPFSAVAYFFGRKLTEELGVPVGLIHSSWGGSRIEPWLADEGFEGIEDLRDMRDFRDARTPGSPKYDDLMRRHLTATRAWLDAAERALQAHQALPGQPSAPPVLPIGSNQATGTYQAMIHPLVPYGLRGFLWYQGESNVGEGMLYTLKMQALIQGWRKQFAVPEAPFLYVQLAPYGYGDEREGALQALWAAQRDALKIPHTGMAVTMDIGTPNDIHPKNKLDVGYRLARWALADTYGKTNVVKSGPLYQSFKVDGNSIRLQFQYADGLATRDGKAPSYFEVAGPDWNFQPATAEIAGNEVVLKSDKVAQPVMARYGWYQKAEPNLMNKEGLPASSFHTHWPDDPVLGRNVAFQKPFTSSDPNKSGWNAGLTDGNWEGGAGSCFATGDAPAFPKHVTLDLGRSRDIQAVRFGVPDYGATKTIVISVSPDGKEFQEVGKHEFAGKTRAGTELRFDKRPVRFVRATFADHHDKQDQYSENHGFLTELEAYGSAQ, from the coding sequence ATGACGCAAGCGAGTCGTTTCTTGTCCTTGGCCTTGGTCGCCTTTGCCGCGCTCCCCGCCACCGCCGAAGTGCGGTTGCCGCGGATCTTCACCGATGGGGCTGTCCTGCAGCGCGACCGCGCCGTGCCGGTCTGGGGCCAGGCCGATCCGGGCAAGAAGGTCACCGTGAAATTCGCCGGCCAAGAGAAGTCGGCGCAAGCGGCGGGCGATGGCAAATGGCGCATCGATCTGGACGCCATGCCCGCCTCCGCCGAGAACCGGGTCCTCGAAGCCGCCGAGGAAGGCGGCAATCGCGTGGAGGTGAAGGACGTCCTCGTCGGCGAGGTCTGGCTCGCCTCCGGCCAGTCGAACATGGAGCTAAGCGTCGGAGGGACCCTCAAGGAGAACCAAGACATCGCGAAGTCCGGACCCGTTCCCCTGCTCCGCCTGATCACCGTCCCCAAGAAACTTTCTCCCTACCGGCTGGACGATTTCGAAGGCCAGTGGACTCCCGCCACACCCGACTCGGCCATGCCCTTCTCTGCCGTGGCCTATTTCTTCGGCCGCAAGCTGACGGAGGAACTCGGCGTCCCGGTCGGCCTGATCCACTCCTCGTGGGGCGGCTCGCGCATCGAGCCGTGGCTGGCGGACGAGGGCTTCGAGGGCATCGAGGACTTGCGCGACATGCGGGACTTCCGCGACGCCCGCACGCCCGGCTCGCCGAAGTATGATGACCTCATGCGCCGTCACCTGACCGCGACCCGCGCCTGGCTGGATGCCGCCGAGCGGGCGCTCCAGGCTCACCAGGCGCTGCCCGGCCAACCTTCCGCGCCGCCAGTGCTGCCGATCGGTTCCAATCAGGCGACCGGCACCTATCAGGCGATGATTCACCCGCTGGTCCCTTACGGCTTGCGCGGCTTCCTCTGGTATCAGGGCGAGTCGAATGTCGGTGAAGGGATGCTCTACACGCTGAAGATGCAGGCCCTGATCCAAGGCTGGCGGAAGCAGTTCGCCGTCCCCGAGGCACCCTTCCTCTACGTCCAGCTCGCCCCGTATGGCTACGGCGACGAACGCGAAGGCGCCCTGCAAGCGCTCTGGGCCGCGCAACGTGACGCCCTCAAGATCCCGCACACCGGCATGGCCGTCACCATGGACATCGGCACGCCCAATGACATTCACCCCAAGAACAAGCTGGATGTCGGATACCGCCTCGCCCGCTGGGCACTCGCCGATACCTACGGCAAAACCAACGTCGTGAAGTCCGGCCCGCTTTATCAAAGTTTCAAGGTCGACGGGAATTCCATCCGCCTCCAATTCCAATACGCCGATGGCCTCGCCACCCGCGATGGCAAGGCACCGAGCTACTTCGAAGTCGCCGGCCCGGACTGGAACTTCCAGCCCGCCACCGCCGAGATCGCTGGCAACGAGGTTGTCCTCAAGTCCGACAAGGTCGCCCAGCCGGTGATGGCCCGCTACGGCTGGTATCAGAAGGCCGAACCGAACCTGATGAACAAGGAAGGTCTGCCCGCCTCCTCCTTCCACACCCACTGGCCGGATGATCCGGTGCTCGGCCGCAATGTCGCCTTCCAAAAGCCCTTCACCTCCAGCGATCCTAACAAGAGCGGCTGGAACGCCGGCCTCACCGATGGCAATTGGGAAGGTGGTGCGGGCTCCTGCTTCGCCACCGGCGATGCCCCGGCTTTCCCGAAACATGTCACTCTCGACCTCGGTCGCTCCCGTGACATCCAGGCCGTGCGCTTCGGCGTGCCGGATTACGGCGCCACCAAGACCATCGTCATTTCCGTGAGCCCTGACGGCAAGGAGTTCCAGGAAGTCGGCAAGCACGAGTTCGCCGGCAAGACCCGCGCCGGCACCGAGCTCCGCTTCGACAAGCGCCCCGTGCGCTTCGTCCGCGCCACTTTCGCCGATCACCACGACAAGCAGGACCAGTACAGCGAGAACCACGGGTTCCTGACCGAGCTGGAGGCTTACGGTTCGGCGCAGTGA
- a CDS encoding PQQ-dependent sugar dehydrogenase — MKRSLLPFALALLSLPLSVRAGDDKKPVLPGFKYEEIHSGNGMTAMDFDSEGRLFVCEKWGRVLVFQPKGKGDFEKPEVFADFHEQVNPEGESGLLGIALDPGFAKNHYLYVFYTAQAEQRLVRLTADKDFKAAVPGQELVLLDGLPRTMTNHKAGDIHFHPSDPKAIFLILGDDTKRELSPDLDYYNGKLLRLDTSNGKGLKDNPFYDGKPDSIRSRVWAKGFRNPFRFAFVPGRPADAVYVSENGDGTDRIARVQRGGDGGWGTDGDKGLLKPEDPHTSVLYTTKPCMTSIAIAPKGPFAPDGPVLYAQNWFTKDLMRWKLAGKDLAEMAAIPSDDGKAFLAEHQTVHATFGPDGALYLTQTYYSESKGGNFKLSRIVAAGAGRN; from the coding sequence ATGAAACGCTCTTTGCTCCCGTTCGCCCTTGCCCTCCTTTCGCTGCCTCTGTCCGTCCGGGCCGGGGATGACAAGAAGCCGGTGCTTCCCGGCTTCAAATATGAGGAGATCCATTCGGGAAACGGGATGACGGCGATGGATTTCGACAGCGAGGGCCGCTTGTTTGTCTGCGAGAAGTGGGGTCGCGTGCTGGTCTTCCAGCCGAAGGGGAAGGGAGACTTCGAGAAGCCGGAGGTGTTCGCGGACTTCCATGAGCAGGTGAATCCGGAAGGGGAAAGCGGCTTGCTCGGAATCGCGCTCGATCCGGGGTTTGCGAAGAACCACTATCTTTACGTCTTTTACACCGCTCAGGCCGAGCAGCGCCTGGTGCGGCTGACGGCGGACAAGGACTTCAAGGCGGCGGTGCCCGGGCAGGAGCTGGTTTTGTTAGACGGGCTGCCGCGCACGATGACCAACCACAAGGCGGGGGACATTCATTTCCATCCGTCCGATCCGAAGGCGATCTTCCTCATTCTGGGTGACGATACGAAGCGCGAGCTCTCGCCGGATTTGGATTACTACAACGGGAAGCTGCTACGGCTCGACACCTCGAATGGCAAGGGGCTGAAGGACAATCCTTTCTATGATGGGAAGCCGGACTCGATCCGTTCGCGGGTGTGGGCGAAGGGCTTTCGGAATCCTTTCCGCTTTGCTTTCGTCCCGGGTCGACCGGCGGATGCCGTGTATGTTTCCGAGAATGGCGATGGCACGGACCGCATTGCCCGGGTGCAGCGCGGCGGAGATGGCGGCTGGGGAACGGACGGCGACAAGGGGCTGCTGAAGCCGGAGGACCCGCACACGAGCGTGCTCTACACGACCAAGCCCTGCATGACGTCCATCGCCATCGCACCCAAGGGGCCGTTCGCTCCCGATGGGCCGGTGCTCTATGCGCAGAACTGGTTCACCAAGGATCTGATGCGCTGGAAGCTCGCCGGGAAGGATCTGGCGGAGATGGCTGCGATCCCGTCGGATGATGGGAAGGCTTTCCTCGCAGAACATCAGACGGTGCATGCGACCTTCGGGCCGGATGGGGCGCTGTATCTGACGCAGACGTATTACTCGGAATCGAAGGGCGGTAACTTCAAGCTGAGCAGGATTGTGGCGGCGGGTGCGGGGAGGAACTAG
- a CDS encoding TCR/Tet family MFS transporter, with product MARPKPAIIFIFITLFLDIFGIGVIVPVLPKLVEQLQGGNVAAAAHAVGWLGALYALMQFIFSPVLGSLSDRFGRRPVILLSLLGSGLDYLVLYWAPTMGWLYGARIISGITAANFSAASAYIADVTPPEKRAAGFGMIGAAFGLGFIAGPAIGGLLGDYGLRVPFLVSAGITLLNWLYGAFVLPESLAPENRRPFHWESAHPVKALAALRRWPVVFGLAGTHFLSNLAGNIYPCLWVLYTGVRYGWQSKQVGLSLALVGVTSAVVQAGLAGKVIKLIGERRGVYVGMLAMALAMFCYGTATQGWMVYGIIFIGAVAGIGGAATQSMISQAVPADEQGAVQGALNSITSVAGIIAPILWTAMFSWAIAPERSLHLPGLPFYGACLVALIAAGMAWRVFRRTA from the coding sequence ATGGCCCGCCCGAAGCCCGCGATCATTTTCATCTTCATCACGCTGTTCCTGGATATCTTCGGGATCGGCGTGATCGTGCCGGTGCTGCCGAAGCTGGTGGAGCAGCTGCAAGGTGGCAATGTGGCGGCGGCGGCGCATGCGGTGGGCTGGCTCGGTGCGCTGTATGCGCTGATGCAGTTCATCTTCTCGCCGGTGCTCGGCAGTCTCTCGGACCGCTTCGGGCGGAGGCCGGTGATCCTGCTGTCGTTGCTCGGGTCAGGGCTTGATTACCTAGTGCTCTATTGGGCGCCGACGATGGGCTGGCTGTATGGGGCGCGGATCATTTCCGGCATCACGGCGGCGAACTTCTCGGCGGCGAGCGCCTACATTGCCGATGTCACGCCGCCGGAAAAGCGGGCGGCGGGCTTCGGGATGATCGGCGCGGCCTTCGGGCTCGGCTTTATCGCGGGGCCAGCGATCGGCGGGCTGTTAGGTGACTATGGGTTGCGGGTTCCGTTCCTGGTCTCCGCTGGCATCACCTTGTTGAATTGGCTCTATGGTGCGTTCGTCTTGCCCGAGTCGTTGGCACCGGAAAACCGGCGGCCGTTTCATTGGGAGAGCGCGCATCCGGTCAAGGCACTGGCGGCGCTGCGTCGCTGGCCGGTGGTCTTCGGCTTGGCCGGAACTCATTTCCTGAGTAATCTCGCTGGCAATATTTATCCATGCCTGTGGGTGCTCTACACCGGGGTGCGCTATGGGTGGCAGAGCAAGCAAGTGGGCTTGTCGCTGGCCTTGGTGGGCGTAACCTCGGCGGTGGTGCAGGCGGGGCTTGCGGGCAAGGTGATCAAGCTTATCGGCGAGCGCCGCGGTGTTTATGTCGGCATGCTGGCCATGGCGCTGGCGATGTTCTGCTATGGCACCGCGACCCAAGGGTGGATGGTTTATGGGATCATCTTCATCGGGGCGGTCGCCGGCATTGGCGGCGCCGCGACGCAATCGATGATTTCGCAAGCAGTGCCTGCTGATGAGCAGGGTGCGGTGCAAGGTGCGCTCAATAGCATCACCAGCGTGGCGGGGATCATCGCGCCGATCCTGTGGACAGCGATGTTCTCGTGGGCGATCGCGCCGGAGCGGTCACTGCACTTGCCGGGCTTGCCGTTCTACGGTGCTTGCCTGGTCGCGCTGATCGCTGCGGGGATGGCTTGGCGCGTGTTCCGGAGAACTGCCTGA
- a CDS encoding L,D-transpeptidase: protein MRRFLLLALLGLPSCTLFHPAPPPKASHVMYEWDDDKGPGDISVEIDLSSQIATYKRGGRTIGWSFVSTGKEGHSTTPGNYRVSEMMEVKLSNLYGWITDPAGNVSNGDAQPTTPVPEGHTYHPSPMHYWMRLTSYGVGMHAGEIPRPGEAASHGCIRLPKDFVPTLYQVVKVGTPVKVIKTGVPKAELPPRPVASGSSPEHAPSHPRSDQRDQASTVERQARQVQ, encoded by the coding sequence ATGCGTCGTTTCCTCCTCCTCGCCCTGCTCGGTCTCCCCTCCTGCACCCTCTTCCACCCGGCCCCGCCGCCGAAGGCATCACATGTGATGTACGAGTGGGACGATGACAAGGGGCCCGGAGACATCTCGGTGGAAATAGACCTCTCGTCCCAGATCGCCACCTACAAGCGTGGCGGCCGGACCATCGGCTGGTCCTTCGTCTCCACCGGCAAGGAAGGCCACTCGACCACCCCAGGAAACTACAGGGTCTCCGAGATGATGGAGGTGAAGCTCTCGAATCTCTACGGCTGGATCACCGATCCCGCCGGCAATGTCAGCAATGGCGACGCCCAGCCGACCACGCCCGTGCCCGAGGGCCATACTTACCATCCCTCGCCCATGCATTACTGGATGCGGCTCACGTCCTACGGTGTCGGCATGCATGCCGGTGAAATCCCCCGCCCCGGCGAAGCGGCATCGCACGGCTGCATCCGCTTGCCGAAGGACTTCGTCCCGACGCTCTATCAGGTCGTGAAAGTCGGCACCCCGGTAAAGGTCATCAAGACCGGCGTTCCAAAGGCCGAGCTGCCTCCGCGTCCTGTGGCCTCAGGCAGTTCTCCGGAACACGCGCCAAGCCATCCCCGCAGCGATCAGCGCGACCAGGCAAGCACCGTAGAACGGCAAGCCCGGCAAGTGCAGTGA